From the genome of Papaver somniferum cultivar HN1 chromosome 2, ASM357369v1, whole genome shotgun sequence, one region includes:
- the LOC113354433 gene encoding basic 7S globulin-like, producing MALSSSYLLITTILVILIFVSFSNAQPTSSSRPQGVVLPVTKDASTLQYVTYMKQRTPLVSESLVINLSGEFQWVDCENGYVSSSNRTLSCSGKECPWISGASCGRPPRPPGFQPCRGFVYLSNQGVFASDVVSVPSFINGSKTGPDVAVKEFVFGCGSTSLLQGLAKGVKGIAGFGPFQVSVPSQFSLALRIPRVFSMCLPSSTEASSKGAIFIGGGPYKMRPGIDLSTSLSYTPFYTSLVGPNFTSGYYIQVKSINIGGKKVPVVSDNTTFDSLGFMKLTSISTLIPYTVLPSSVYKPFISIFIEKAKAMNIASVAPVAPFGACFNSRNIFITHTGGLVPEINFVLHAEKVAWRISGSNSMVKVSDTVSCLGFVDGGEFANLVIGGHQLEDNLLEFNLAKKRLGFTSTLPRQTACSLFMLGEKFLAAT from the coding sequence ATGGCTTTATCTTCTTCATATCTCTTGATCACTACAATTCTTGTAATCTTAATCTTTGTTTCATTTTCCAATGCTCAACCTACTTCTTCATCTCGTCCTCAAGGGGTCGTCCTTCCGGTCACTAAAGATGCATCAACGCTTCAGTATGTAACTTACATGAAGCAAAGAACTCCTCTAGTTTCTGAAAGCCTAGTCATTAATCTGTCTGGTGAATTCCAATGGGTTGATTGTGAGAATGGCTATGTTTCATCATCTAACCGCACGCTCAGCTGCTCTGGaaaagagtgtccatggatcagCGGTGCTTCATGTGGACGACCTCCTAGGCCGCCAGGATTTCAGCCATGCCGTGGTTTTGTATATTTATCCAACCAAGGTGTCTTTGCATCAGATGTTGTATCCGTGCCTTCATTTATAAATGGGTCTAAAACAGGTCCAGATGTGGCGGTTAAGGAATTTGTATTCGGTTGTGGATCAACATCTCTGTTACAAGGGCTTGCCAAGGGTGTAAAAGGAATAGCTGGTTTCGGACCTTTTCAGGTTTCGGTACCTTCACAGTTTTCATTGGCATTGCGCATCCCACGAGTCTTTTCAATGTGCTTaccatcatcaacagaagcatctTCAAAAGGAGCAATATTTATTGGTGGGGGACCTTACAAAATGCGACCAGGAATTGATCTCTCAACTTCACTTAGCTACACACCTTTTTATACGAGTCTTGTTGGACCTAATTTCACATCTGGGTATTACATTCAAGTAAAATCAATCAACATCGGCGGCAAAAAAGTTCCAGTGGTTAGCGATAATACTACTTTTGACAGCTTGGGTTTCATGAAATTAACTTCAATTAGCACCTTAATTCCTTACACTGTTCTACCTTCATCTGTTTACAAACCATTCATTAGCATTTTCATCGAGAAAGCTAAAGCTATGAATATCGCTAGCGTGGCTCCGGTAGCACCTTTCGGTGCTTGTTTCAATTCAAGAAATATATTTATTACACATACAGGAGGTCTTGTGCCAGAGATCAATTTCGTCTTGCATGCAGAGAAAGTAGCTTGGAGGATTTCCGGATCCAATTCTATGGTTAAAGTTAGTGATACAGTTTCGTGTTTGGGATTTGTCGATGGCGGTGAATTTGCAAACCTTGTTATTGGTGGGCATCAGCTGGAAGACAATCTATTGGAGTTCAATCTTGCAAAAAAGAGGTTGGGATTTACTTCAACACTTCCTCGGCAAACAGCTTGCTCTCTCTTCATGTTGGGAGAAAAATTCTTGGCCGCCACTTAG
- the LOC113352648 gene encoding nicotianamine synthase-like, giving the protein MSCQQQEEILVKTVCEIYDKISKLESLKPSEDVNKLLAQLKLTCIPPNPIDTTKLCQKHQEIRTHLIQLRGESQSSLETHFSTKLGSYENPLDHIEEFPAYPNYIKLGLLEFTILGNHTKNDGQDPKSRIAFVGSGPLPLSSILLASNHLRNTSFQSYDFDESANYLATRLVSVDPDLSKRMFFHTTDILNVSDELSDYEVVFLGALVGINKNDKVKVINHLAKYMAPNSILMLRSAHGARGFIYPIVDLTDLKGFEVLQVFHPTNEVMCSIIIARKSIINGM; this is encoded by the exons ATGAGTTGCCAACAACAAGAAGAGATTCTGGTGAAAACAGTATGCGAGATATATGACAAAATCTCAAAGCTAGAGAGTTTGAAACCTTCTGAAGATGTCAACAAGCTCTTAGCTCAACTGAAACTCACATGCATACCTCCAAACCCTATTGATACAACCAAGTTATGTCAAAAGCATCAAGAGATTAGGACTCACTTGATACAACTTCGGGGTGAATCCCAAAGTTCACTAGAAACCCATTTCTCAACTAAATTAGGATCATATGAGAACCCACTTGATCATATTGAAGAATTCCCTGCCTACCCAAATTACATCAAACTTGGTCTGCTAGAGTTCACAATACTCGGTAACCATACCAAGAATGATGGCCAAGatcctaagagc aggATTGCTTTTGTGGGTTCAGGTCCGCTTCCTCTTTCTTCAATTCTTTTGGCATCAAatcatttgaggaacacatcatTTCAAAGCTACGATTTCGATGAGTCGGCTAATTACTTGGCAACTCGATTGGTTTCTGTTGATCCAGATTTATCGAAAAGAATGTTCTTTCACACAACTGATATCTTGAATGTTTCCGACGAACTAAGTGATTATGAAGTTGTTTTCCTTGGAGCTTTAGTTGGTATAAACAAGAATGACAAAGTTAAAGTTATTAATCATTTGGCCAAGTACATGGCTCCTAACTCCATTTTGATGCTAAGGAGTGCTCACGGTGCTCGCGGGTTCATATACCCAATCGTCGATCTTACAGATCTTAAAGGGTTTGAAGTTTTACAAGTTTTTCATCCAACCAATGAGGTAATGTGTTCGATTATCATCGCGCGCAAGTCTATAATTAATGGTATGTGA